A single region of the Thermoanaerobaculum aquaticum genome encodes:
- a CDS encoding M23 family metallopeptidase: MNHKRHSTIVIIPHAAGRVYKIHLSPTLLKVAAVFGVLAVVLSLVALLGSGNFVRQRALYRSLEKENKELRRTNQRLQEALTEVHARLEQFEQRTKQLAIAAGVADALVAPALPGKTSVGTGGPLDRLTGSPEHLLQREERLERQLGAVEQRLSEQQLLLSHTPSIAPVVGVITDGFGPRIDPITRQAAFHDGLDISAAYGTPVKAPADGLVVFADRETGYGRVVKVNHGYGFVTVYAHLDRILVKEGQRVKRGDVIGRVGMTGRTTGPHLHYEVWKDGERQNPLHYILDAY, encoded by the coding sequence TTGAACCACAAGCGCCACAGCACCATTGTCATCATTCCCCATGCTGCTGGGCGGGTTTATAAAATCCACCTCTCTCCAACCCTTCTGAAGGTTGCTGCGGTCTTTGGTGTTCTGGCGGTGGTTTTGTCGCTGGTGGCGCTTTTGGGTTCCGGCAACTTCGTCCGCCAGCGCGCCCTCTACCGCTCTCTGGAAAAGGAAAACAAAGAGCTTCGCCGCACCAACCAGCGGCTGCAGGAGGCCCTGACCGAGGTCCACGCGCGGCTGGAGCAGTTCGAGCAGCGCACCAAGCAGCTGGCCATTGCTGCGGGGGTGGCCGATGCCCTGGTGGCACCCGCCCTCCCGGGCAAGACCTCGGTGGGTACCGGTGGACCGCTGGATCGGCTCACCGGCAGCCCCGAACACCTCTTGCAGCGGGAGGAGCGCCTGGAGCGGCAGCTGGGAGCGGTGGAGCAGCGGCTTTCCGAGCAGCAGCTGCTGTTGTCGCACACTCCCTCCATTGCCCCGGTGGTGGGGGTGATCACCGATGGCTTTGGGCCCCGCATTGACCCCATCACCCGCCAGGCAGCGTTTCACGACGGCCTGGACATCTCCGCTGCTTACGGCACGCCGGTGAAAGCCCCGGCCGATGGTTTGGTGGTATTTGCCGATCGGGAAACGGGCTACGGCCGGGTGGTGAAGGTCAACCACGGCTACGGCTTCGTAACCGTTTACGCGCACTTGGACCGCATCCTGGTGAAGGAAGGGCAGCGGGTCAAGCGGGGGGACGTCATTGGAAGGGTGGGCATGACCGGCCGCACCACCGGTCCCCACCTGCACTACGAGGTGTGGAAAGACGGGGAAAGGCAAAACCCCCTGCACTACATCCTCGACGCCTACTGA
- a CDS encoding DMT family transporter encodes MRRKVPALELLAYAVVCLVWGSTYLAIKVGLDSFNPFSFAALRYWAAAPLMGLLAARAGVRFRFELRHLWPAFGVGVLFIGLCNGMVFWAETRLDSSYTALLITASPLWTALLSALAGSWLPGEGRLGVRGWLGIAVGFVGSYFLLHPEKVLPENFFAALVVEGSVVIWAVGSLWVRRVRERYHPLEMATWQMVSGALVLSFIALVRGERLLHSPLTAGAALSLLYLVVFGSCLAFSAYFFLLRAWPATRVATSAYINPVVAVSLGWLVLGEWPGPEALLGGVLVLVGVSLVLGSPQPPPAPAEPE; translated from the coding sequence GTGCGACGGAAAGTTCCGGCCTTGGAGCTTCTGGCTTACGCGGTGGTTTGCCTGGTGTGGGGTTCCACCTATCTGGCCATCAAGGTGGGTCTTGACTCCTTTAACCCGTTTAGCTTTGCAGCCCTTCGCTACTGGGCGGCGGCGCCTTTGATGGGGCTTTTGGCGGCCCGTGCGGGGGTGCGTTTTCGCTTTGAGCTGCGGCACCTGTGGCCAGCCTTTGGGGTGGGGGTGCTTTTCATCGGCCTGTGCAACGGCATGGTGTTTTGGGCTGAAACCCGCTTGGATTCCTCCTACACGGCGCTGTTGATTACTGCCAGCCCCTTGTGGACCGCGCTCCTCTCGGCGCTGGCGGGATCATGGCTGCCGGGGGAGGGACGGCTGGGTGTGAGGGGCTGGTTGGGCATTGCCGTGGGTTTTGTCGGCTCTTACTTCTTGCTTCACCCCGAAAAGGTGCTGCCTGAAAACTTCTTTGCCGCCTTGGTAGTGGAGGGATCGGTGGTGATTTGGGCGGTGGGTTCCCTCTGGGTGCGGCGGGTGCGGGAGCGCTACCATCCGCTGGAAATGGCCACGTGGCAAATGGTTTCCGGTGCGCTGGTGCTCAGCTTCATCGCGCTGGTGAGGGGGGAACGGCTTCTCCACAGCCCTTTGACTGCCGGAGCGGCTTTGAGCTTGCTTTACCTGGTGGTGTTCGGCTCATGTTTGGCTTTTTCCGCCTACTTTTTCCTGCTGCGAGCCTGGCCGGCCACGCGGGTGGCTACCTCGGCGTACATCAACCCGGTGGTGGCGGTGAGCTTAGGGTGGTTGGTGCTGGGGGAGTGGCCCGGGCCGGAAGCCCTGCTGGGAGGGGTGCTGGTGCTGGTGGGGGTCAGCCTGGTGCTGGGCTCCCCGCAGCCTCCCCCGGCGCCTGCCGAGCCAGAGTAA
- a CDS encoding sensor histidine kinase → MGRVRGKGLRLRGDMQEQGEAKKPDGNHRIAEKLASLVRDWRIRTLLPVILIHLVAFTALFGYIYRHAIHGVVNDYQQIATSLLNEVEAYFADSMKLHGSQEVRQIFTRQRHYRTISLALLDSSGRVTVATDPASLPQAELASLVAKSLKEKTAWSGPQGEELWVTGVRRLENLPECRRCHNQEGETLGFVVMRQDISVPLRAAQGWVRSGFAVIATVWLGLLIVMSWLKALVIARPLEQIQESLQAATPGGKVSKYDLEAMAAELQATILQLLRKEQEHENALASSMARAEQLACLGEMAAGLTHEIKNPLAAVMAALETLVQDAKRGEAPQPEILAQMLRELQRAHGTLDRLLTLARPAKPQRVKVDLAKLLREMATLFEPRARRRNITFEVRIPRALPTLEADPDLLSQLFINLVTNAFQATPPNGAITVSATPFPQNDGIAVMVSDNGCGIPKENLPRVFEPFFTTKEGGTGLGLAIAQQIASQHGGTIRIDSQPGQGTQVLVLLPVQVQRTTEEP, encoded by the coding sequence GTGGGCAGGGTGCGGGGTAAGGGGCTCCGCTTGCGGGGGGATATGCAGGAACAAGGAGAGGCTAAAAAGCCGGACGGCAACCACCGGATCGCCGAGAAGCTCGCATCGTTGGTGCGCGACTGGCGAATCCGCACCTTGCTGCCGGTAATCCTCATCCATCTGGTGGCCTTTACGGCCCTTTTTGGCTATATCTACCGGCACGCGATCCACGGCGTTGTCAACGACTACCAGCAAATCGCCACTTCCCTTCTGAACGAGGTGGAAGCTTACTTTGCCGACTCAATGAAGCTTCATGGGAGCCAAGAGGTCCGCCAAATCTTCACCCGTCAGCGGCACTACCGCACGATCAGCCTTGCTCTCCTGGATTCCAGCGGCCGGGTCACCGTTGCTACGGACCCCGCAAGCCTTCCGCAAGCAGAGCTCGCGTCCTTGGTGGCCAAAAGCCTGAAGGAAAAAACGGCGTGGAGTGGCCCACAGGGGGAAGAACTTTGGGTCACCGGCGTGCGTCGGCTGGAAAACCTACCGGAATGCCGGCGGTGCCACAACCAAGAAGGCGAGACACTGGGCTTTGTGGTCATGAGGCAGGACATCTCCGTCCCCTTGCGGGCCGCGCAAGGTTGGGTGCGCAGCGGGTTCGCGGTCATTGCCACCGTGTGGCTCGGCCTGTTGATCGTGATGAGCTGGCTTAAAGCTTTGGTGATTGCCCGCCCTCTGGAGCAAATCCAGGAAAGCCTGCAAGCGGCTACCCCAGGCGGCAAGGTTTCCAAGTACGACCTGGAGGCCATGGCTGCGGAGCTGCAAGCCACCATTCTCCAACTGCTGCGAAAGGAGCAGGAGCACGAAAACGCCCTGGCGTCTTCTATGGCCCGAGCGGAACAGCTGGCTTGCCTGGGGGAAATGGCGGCCGGGCTTACCCACGAGATCAAAAACCCTCTGGCTGCAGTGATGGCGGCCTTGGAAACCCTGGTGCAGGACGCCAAACGAGGCGAGGCACCCCAGCCGGAGATCCTTGCGCAAATGCTGCGGGAGCTGCAACGGGCCCATGGAACGTTGGATCGACTGCTGACGCTGGCCCGTCCCGCCAAGCCGCAACGGGTCAAAGTGGATTTGGCTAAGCTTCTCCGCGAGATGGCTACGCTCTTTGAACCCCGGGCCCGCCGGCGGAACATCACTTTCGAGGTTCGCATCCCCCGGGCGCTCCCAACCCTGGAAGCCGATCCGGATTTGCTGTCGCAGCTCTTCATCAACCTGGTGACCAACGCCTTCCAGGCCACACCCCCCAATGGAGCCATCACGGTTTCCGCCACGCCCTTCCCCCAAAACGACGGGATAGCGGTGATGGTTTCGGATAACGGCTGCGGCATCCCCAAGGAAAACCTCCCGCGGGTTTTTGAGCCGTTCTTTACCACCAAGGAAGGCGGCACGGGGTTAGGTCTGGCCATCGCCCAGCAAATCGCCAGCCAGCACGGGGGTACCATCAGGATTGACTCGCAGCCCGGGCAAGGTACCCAAGTGCTGGTGCTGCTGCCTGTGCAAGTTCAAAGGACAACCGAGGAACCTTAG
- a CDS encoding sigma-54-dependent transcriptional regulator, whose protein sequence is MALVLLVEDEQLLRWSMARWLEQAGFQVHQAGSLAEAKEHLHQHCPDIVLLDLGLPDGFGLDLIEEEKQNLRESEIIVVTASGHVEDAVRAMKMGAFDFLTKPVSQEALLEVVEKASAWRRSSRDAEGFRRLTESKIKGPLIAHSPAMLRVLDQAKQVAAAPTTVLIQGETGVGKEVLARFIHANSPQASGPLQAINCAAIPEQLVESELFGYEKGAFTDARESRKGVFELADGGTVILDEVAEIPLALQAKLLRFLEERTLRRLGGTREIRVEVRVIAITNRNLEQRVAEGHFRSDLFYRLNVFPIWVPPLRQRREDILPLARHFLQSFAAPLG, encoded by the coding sequence ATGGCATTGGTCCTGCTCGTTGAAGACGAACAGCTCCTCCGCTGGTCCATGGCCCGCTGGCTGGAGCAGGCAGGGTTTCAGGTGCACCAGGCGGGAAGCCTTGCGGAAGCCAAAGAGCACCTGCACCAGCACTGCCCAGACATCGTGCTTTTGGACCTCGGTCTCCCCGATGGGTTCGGTCTGGACTTGATTGAAGAGGAAAAGCAAAACTTACGGGAAAGCGAAATCATCGTGGTCACCGCTTCCGGCCACGTGGAAGACGCGGTGCGGGCCATGAAGATGGGGGCCTTTGACTTCCTCACCAAGCCGGTTTCCCAGGAAGCCCTGCTGGAGGTGGTGGAGAAGGCCAGTGCCTGGCGTCGGAGCTCCCGGGACGCCGAGGGTTTCCGGCGCCTCACGGAATCGAAAATTAAAGGCCCCCTCATTGCCCACTCACCGGCCATGCTGCGGGTGCTGGACCAAGCTAAACAAGTGGCGGCAGCACCCACCACCGTTCTCATTCAAGGAGAAACCGGCGTGGGCAAGGAGGTGTTGGCTCGCTTTATCCACGCCAACTCCCCTCAAGCCAGCGGCCCCCTGCAAGCCATTAACTGCGCGGCCATTCCCGAGCAACTGGTGGAAAGCGAGCTTTTTGGCTATGAAAAAGGGGCGTTTACCGACGCCCGCGAAAGCCGCAAAGGGGTCTTTGAGCTTGCCGACGGCGGCACCGTCATCCTTGACGAGGTGGCGGAAATCCCCTTGGCCCTCCAGGCCAAGCTGCTGCGCTTTTTGGAAGAGCGGACTTTACGCCGACTGGGTGGAACCCGGGAAATACGGGTGGAGGTACGGGTGATCGCCATCACCAACCGCAACCTGGAGCAACGGGTGGCCGAGGGGCATTTCCGGTCCGATCTCTTTTACCGCCTCAACGTATTCCCCATTTGGGTGCCTCCCCTCAGGCAACGCCGGGAAGACATCCTGCCCCTGGCCCGCCATTTCTTGCAGAGCTTTGCCGCCCCCCTGGGCTAG
- a CDS encoding helix-turn-helix domain-containing protein, whose amino-acid sequence MPLEELEFRAVVNAMRASKGNQSEAARLLRISRDQLRYRVKQYRKAGRWPKDLEELDEA is encoded by the coding sequence GTGCCGCTGGAAGAGCTGGAGTTTCGCGCCGTTGTGAACGCCATGCGGGCCAGCAAGGGAAACCAGTCGGAAGCCGCACGGCTTTTGCGCATCAGTCGCGATCAGCTGCGGTACCGGGTCAAGCAGTACCGGAAAGCCGGTCGCTGGCCCAAAGACCTGGAAGAGTTGGATGAAGCATGA